GATATAAGAATAGACATGTGGAGTGAAATAATGGGCGATGTTTTAGGAGCGCAGGATATCTATTTAGCAGATAAAGTTAAAGTTTTAGGTAAGGTAAGCGCAGGCAAAGATTTCGATGTCGGCGATAACGTTAGTATAGAAAAAGGTTTTGAGGCTAAGGGCTGGGTAAATATAAGAAGCCCAATACCTCTTGTGATTTATATATTCATTTATATTTTAGAGCTTTTAAGGCAGGGTAGAAGTAAAGAAGTAGATGCAATACTTGACGAGCTTGAAGCTAGTAAAGGCGAAAATTATTTTATGATATCCGATGAGTTCTTTTTCTTGCCTAGAGATAGTGTTGTTGCACAAGATAGAGTAAAAATTATAGGTAGTTGCAGAGTGGGAAATAGATGCAGAATTACAGGTAATTTTTACGTTACTGGTAATGTAAAAATAGGCGCTGGGACTGAGCTTTACGGCTCTCTCAAAGCTGGCGGGGATGTAGAAGCTGATAGTAAAGTTATATTTCATGGTGATTTGGAATGTAAAGGCAATCTCAAGCTCGGCTCTTTAGCGCAAGTAATTGGTAACGTTACCTGCGGCTCAGTAGAACTTTTTAGGAGCGCAATTATTCAAGGTACTTTAAGAGCGCAGAATTACGTAAGATTTAGAACTCCTTATGATGATGTACTCAAAGAGAAAGTTGAACGTTTCAAGCTCGGCGTGGATAGTACTGAGAATATTTTAGGAATTTGATTTCATACCCCTTTCTTCTCGCCCCAAATAATTTTATGGAGTTGGAGTAGCACACGAGCTTTTAATCTATCTTTAAGCACTTGCGCAGCAATAAAGCCCGGGTCTATACCATAAACTGGCATGAAGATAATATTGCAGTCAGGCTTGTATTTTTTAACAATATTTTTAGCATACTTGTAATCGTTTAAATCCGCTAGTACAAACTTCAGCTGGTCAGTGCATCTCAGTTTAGCAATATTGGAGAACAGCATTTTTCCTTCCATTTTAGATGAAGGGCATTTGATATCCATTGAAATAAATAGTCTCTTGTCCCTAGGTAGTTTTTCTAAACTAACTGATCCGTTAGTCTCAAGGTCAACTTGATGTCCTTGTCTCAGTAGCTGGTGAATCAAAGATCTTACAGGCTTTTGTAATAGCGGCTCGCCGCCTGTAATACAAACATATTTGCAACGACTTTTTTTTACTTCCTCAATAATATCAGAAATTGTAAGAGCTTTGCCGCTTTTAAAATCTCTTGCGTATAATGTATCGCACCACGAGCATGAAAGATTACAGCCCGCGAGCCTAACAAATACTGTTGGCAAACCTTGATGTAAGCCCTCACCTTGTAGAGAATAGAAAATTTCGCTTACTCTCAAACTTGGATATCTGGCTTCTCTTTCTTTGTACATTTACGTATATTCTTTGATTGTAACCTCTTTTTTGATAGCTCGCTTCTTTTCAATACTTTCAATTAAACGCTTTACTTTGCTACTATCAGGCTTTTCGTCAAGTAGCCATGCAGTTTCTTCACTATCAAGCCCTAATTTAACAATCATATTAGCTGCAAATTCAAGTTGATTTTTAAAAAGGTGTTTGAACCAGCCCAAAATATTTTCTCGTGCAGCAGCTTTAGAAATATGGCATAATTTACCTAGCTTTGCAAGTGCATTATCTTCAAGCTCACGAGAAGTTCTTGCTCTGCTCATCTTATAAAGCCATGACGGAAATTGATATTTTGTGAACATTCTGTAAGGCGCTTGCTTAGCAAGTGCTATGCTGGCAGTCAAGTCATTTGCATAAGCCCATAAGCCATAATACTGGCGCTTGGTTATTCTGCCTAGAAAAACATCAGCTCTAGATAGCATTCCATAACCTTCTTTCAAATCTAAAAACTCTTTATATTCTAAAGGTAGATTTTCATCTAGCCACAGTATGATATAGTCAGGAGGCTCTTCAAGCTCTTGAAGAGTAGCTCGCGCTTTTTCTAAACTTGTGGTTTTAAATATCCTTGTTAAACCACTGAAAATAGTCTCTTTAGGATCTCTTCTACCGAGTGCATCAATATCTTCAAGACTGATTTTGGTGCGCCCTTCAGCTACAGACTGCATATCGTTTATTGCAGAGCGCACGTCACCATTAGCTCGTTCTGCAAGCTCTGTAAGAGCTTCACTGGCAATTTCTATTTTTTCTTTTTTACAAATCCTGCTAAGTACCGATTTAATGGCGTCCCTTTGAATCGCTCTAAATTTAATAGTCAAGCACAGATCCTTTATAGCGCTTGATTTTCTTGTAAGCTCGTAATAGTCATTTACAATAAGCACAATAGGCTGACGAGCTGCTCTTACAACTTCTACAATTGCCTGCATACCTCCTCTATCCTCTTTACCAAACAAATTATCAGCTTCGTCAAGTATTATCAGCTTTCTCCAGCCTCCTTTCGTAGAAATGAACTCGCCTTGCGAAGTAAAAGTCTCGTAGCTAGCGCCAATACCGGCAATTCTTTTTATTGCCTCGTAATTCCTAGTATCTGAAGCGTTGAGCTCTATTGCGCACCAACCGTAGTCGTTTGCTAGCGCATATGCGCAAGTTGTTTTTCCTACCCCAGGAGCTCCTACGAGTATTACTGCATTTTTTTCAGGTTTACCAGCTTGCCAGCCTTCAGCCCATTCTCTAAGGAGCTTTACAGCAGCATCGTTACCTACTACTTCTTTTAAGGTTTGGGGTCTGTATTTCTCAGTCCATTGCATTTCTATACTTAGAATTTGCTCTTAGGCTTAGGCTTTCGCTCAATTATGAGTATTAAAGCAATACATATTAAAACGATTGCGAACAATACACAGACCTCTAGAGGTATTTTAAGCTCGAATTTTTCTGGAGGAGCCAGATACTCAAGTTCTACTACGACATCATTAACTTTTTTTATATCTCCGACTTCTGTGCTGGCTAGACCTTTTACTACGAGAATTCTATATGGCGTGGAGTTCACTCGCCCAGCTCTTTTTTCAGTGTATTCCTTTAATGTTGCTCTGACAATGCCGTACTCATCAGTTCGTCCTGAGAATGCAAGAGTGTTATCTTTATCGTAGATACTCACCTCAGCTTCTTTAACAGCTATGCCATTAGCTTTCCATAAAACCTTAATATTCAGCTCCCAATAACTTTCAAGTTCTGCATGTTCGGTAAGGAATTGAATTCTCTGGCAGTAGGAAGCATTTGAAATCACAGAAGAGTAAAGTTTCATATCATATTTGTTATCGTAAAAAGTTGAATTTGCTACTACTATTTTATATGCCAGTGGTAACGCTACATACAGCCCTGCTTCTGAGTTTGAGTTAAATTGTGAGTTTGAGATTGTAGTATTGAGTGAGTTAGAAATCCAAGCTCCATAAGCATTATTATAAAATTTACAGTTTTCGATTGTAGTGTTTGGAGAAGATTCTATGAAGATGCCTGCATGAATACTATCAGAAATCGTGCAAGCAATTATACTGTTATTTAAAGTATTTTTTAGAAATACTCCTATAAAATTATTTGAAATTTTGCAATTTTCTAATAATGCGTTATCAGCTTCTATTACAAGCCCAGGATTCTCTAAACTCCATCCGCACATGATTAGAGTAACGTTGTTGAGTATGAGTTTAGCGCCTTTCCCTACCGCAAAGCTATAACGATAGTCTGTATTTGAAGTAATTGTTGAGTTATTGATATAGAGCTCGCTGCCTTGCTGAGCTTCAATATTATATTCGCCATCGAATTCGCAGTTTAATTTTAAGGTTACGTTTTCTAACACAAATTTTCCATCGGCTTTTACAATTACACTTTTGCTTAAAATTTCTTCTTTATCTACCAACCTAACCTCTCCCGTTATCTCCCAAACAAACACAGAAGTTAGTGCTGGATCGTTATCTTTATTATTACCTCCTGAGATGTTATATGGTGTAGCAGTATAATCGCTCCAATAATTCATACTCCAATTGTTGTTGCCGTTGTCCCAAGCAGTATTGTTAATAAAGTGGTTTTGAGTTATTGTATTGTGATAAGAGTTAAAAGCCCTTATGCCGTACCTCAGTATGTCATCCCAGGCACCGCTATATTCTGAAATTTTACAGCTCTTTATTAAATTGTGCCCCGCGTACTCAATTAATATCCCATGAGTGCGACCACTGCTACTACTGTAAATATTGCATTTTAGTAATGTATTGTTATAGGAATTTCTAATTCTTACACCTATTTCGTTACCTTCCGCTATTTTGGTGTTTTTGATTAAGTTGCTAGACGAGCTTTCTAGCCAAATGCCAGTACCCTCGCAGTACTTGATATCGCAGCTATTAATAGTAATATTTGTGGATTGATAAATACTAATTCCACGACAGTTTGAGTGAATTGAGCTATTTGCTAGCACGCAATTTTTGGTATTGCTGAATTTTAATCCCCAATCGTTTTCTATAAAACTGCAGTTCTCAATAATTACATCTTCAGCCCCTATCGTTAGTCCTGTAGCATTATACCCGCATTTGCTCAAAGTTGAACTTCTCATACTAAAATTCGCTCCTTTATTAACTTCAAACCAAAACCTGCCTTCTTTAGAGACAGCGGAAGTACTCGTAATAGTAGAGTTAAAAATATAGAGAGAACCCATAACGCGAATACCGTACTTACCGTCTACGCCGACCACCTCTCCATGCACAATTTCGGTGCAGTTTAATTTTAAAGTTGTATTTTTCAGAGTTAAAGAGCCATTCTCAGCAATAATAAGGTTCTCGTTTAACTCTATGTAGGTATTTTCCCAGGTAATATTAGTATCTATAACCAGCTCTGAAACTTTAGGAATGTTCTCTCTTAAGCTTGATGCGTTGGGGCTGATTAAAGAGCTAAAAATAGAGCATGCTATTATCAAAATCAATGTTCTTTGGGTCATGTAGCTATAATAGCACTTAGAGCTAATTAGAACTTTCGGTTATTTACAGTATCTTTCTACATAACTGAGGCACAAATCTTTAGCTTGAATTAACTGCTCAAGCTCAATACCAGGCACTCCACAGAATATCAGCAACAGTGCCTTAGTTTCAAAAGTTATTTTAGTATGCTCTGAATCGCGATAAGGATAAATTGCAATTATTTTATCGTCATCGCTAACAACAATCTCTTTACCTTCAAGCAAATCTTCGCTCTCAAATCCAATACCTAAAAAACTCTCGCCTTTTCTAGCAAATCTCAAATTCAAAGCGCCTTTTAGCCGAGCGCTGTCAAATGCAGCAATAGCTATACCAGTTTGTATAGAAACTAAATTATAGCAATCCACTACATTATTTATCGCAGGCATTTCCTTGCCAAGCAATATCTTTCTAATGAGCGCTTCGCCAGCAGGCCTTGTCTTCGTAGGATCTATTTTCAATCGCCAGAAGAAGTCGCGATATGCTCTGAACACTTTAGCATCTTTCAGCGTTTCTAAACTATAAAATGCTTTTACTTTTTCTATAATTTCTTTTTTAAGCTCTTCAAGAGTGCTATCTGCTTTTTTTACTGTTACTTCTGAAATCTCAGTTTCAATAACTTCTAAATCCGGAAAAATATTTAGTAAAGCAGGGTCAATGTTTAGCCTCATCTTCATTGCTTAAATATTTAGCTCTTAGTACTGTTACTATTTCCTCAGCTGTTTTCTTACCTATACCTTCTACTTGCATAAGCTCTCCTATCTCTGCATCTACAATTGCTTTCACGGACCCAAAATGAGCCAGAAGTCTTTGCGCGAGTATCGTAGAAATATTAGGCAAGCCTTCTGTAATAAATTGCTGGCGCTCCCTTAAACTCATAGCTGGTTTGCTACCTCTGATGCTAGGAGCCCTTCCTTCTTCAAATTCCCTTTTTAAAATACTGCTTAACAGCAAGGCTGTCTCTCTTTCACTTTTCGTCTGAATTATAGGAATATTGAAATCTGTAACAATGCTAGCCAAAGCACCTAAGATAGCGTTTTCTGATATCTTCCTGCCTGTGGCTAAAGGCTCGCCTTCCAAAACCAAAATCGCTTTGGGATATGTATTCTTTAGCAATTTTAGTTGCGAAAATAATCTTCCTTCAATCAAAGACCGTACAAAATCTTCAGCTGTTTTCCTTTCTACAGCGATCCTATCTGATATTATATAGTCGCTGGTTTCTAACTGAGCTGATGCGATATTAATATTTAGGAGTGAAAGTTCACGAGCGACTCCGGAATTGAGCTCCCTTGTATCTACAATTATTTTTAGCTTTTGCTCTTCAGTAAATTTTGCAAGAGTTAGCTGCCCGACTGGCTTCTCAAATTTGCTTTCTTTTTGAGCTTTCTTTACTTCTTCACTTTTAGCTCTTGCTAGCTCGTACCTTAACCTCTGTATCTCTAATCTCATACTTTTCTCTTTCTTTTTGCTGCTCCAGTAATAAGCCTCGTCCCGAGTCTTTTTAGTAATAAGAATCACAACTTTGCCAGCTCTTGCTCTCCCTGTCCTGCCTCTCCTCTGAATAGTTCTTATTTCTGAAGGTATAGGCTCGTAAAAAACGACCAAATCAGTTTGCGGTATATCGAGACCTTCTTCTCCTACCGCAGTAGCTACAAGAACGTTGCACTCGTTTCTCTTGAATTTTTCAATTATTTCAGCTTGCTCTTTCTGGCTCAGCCCTTTATCTTTCTCTTTTGTAGCTTGACCTATAAATCTTACTGCTTTTATATGAGGTAGTTGATTTAGTTCCTTCATTACAAGTTCTGACGTATCGCGGTAGTGCGTGAACACTATTATTCTAGCATCCTTTTTTCTACTTAATTGCTCTTTTACCACCGTTACTACTTCTCTTAATTTAGGATGCTCAACCTCTGTTTCTTTAGCAAGCATTATAGCTTTTTTTACTCTGGGATCGTTTAAAAGTAATTTCGCGCCTTTTGAACGGTCGTTTTCCAAACGCTCAAAATAATTTCTAAGCGATTCTAGACCTTGAGTTTCGCCTAGCTCTATTGCGTGATTTATTTTAACAGCCGCAGATTGCACTACAGCTGCAAAGAATAAAGACTCAGGCGCTTTTGGCAGACGAGCTTTGATTCTTCTTTGAATTTGTATTTGCGCTTCTAAAAGCTCTTTAGTAGAAATTTTTCCTTTAGGCTTTAGCAGTCCAAAGCTACGGAGTTCGGCAATCCTTTCTGCGAGTACCTCATTAAGCTCTTTAATAATGAGTTTTAAATTTTCAGGTAGCTCAACCGCTACCCAGTCAATAGCTATAGGATGCACATAAGGCTTAACATCTTCGTCATATTCACTTCTAAGCTCAATATTTGTTATTTTTAAATTCTTGCATACTTCTAAAATTTGATCAGTACTACTTCCTGGCGAAGCAGTCATTCCCAGCACTAAATTAGAATGCTTCTGTGCAATGAAT
Above is a genomic segment from Candidatus Thermoplasmatota archaeon containing:
- a CDS encoding polymer-forming cytoskeletal protein, whose translation is MKFNKKTFVVPSGTNFEESVIVTKGDAVIADRTFLNYGIITDKRIFVGERVKISGMLCAKDDIRIDMWSEIMGDVLGAQDIYLADKVKVLGKVSAGKDFDVGDNVSIEKGFEAKGWVNIRSPIPLVIYIFIYILELLRQGRSKEVDAILDELEASKGENYFMISDEFFFLPRDSVVAQDRVKIIGSCRVGNRCRITGNFYVTGNVKIGAGTELYGSLKAGGDVEADSKVIFHGDLECKGNLKLGSLAQVIGNVTCGSVELFRSAIIQGTLRAQNYVRFRTPYDDVLKEKVERFKLGVDSTENILGI
- a CDS encoding radical SAM protein, with the protein product MYKEREARYPSLRVSEIFYSLQGEGLHQGLPTVFVRLAGCNLSCSWCDTLYARDFKSGKALTISDIIEEVKKSRCKYVCITGGEPLLQKPVRSLIHQLLRQGHQVDLETNGSVSLEKLPRDKRLFISMDIKCPSSKMEGKMLFSNIAKLRCTDQLKFVLADLNDYKYAKNIVKKYKPDCNIIFMPVYGIDPGFIAAQVLKDRLKARVLLQLHKIIWGEKKGV
- a CDS encoding replication factor C large subunit, translating into MQWTEKYRPQTLKEVVGNDAAVKLLREWAEGWQAGKPEKNAVILVGAPGVGKTTCAYALANDYGWCAIELNASDTRNYEAIKRIAGIGASYETFTSQGEFISTKGGWRKLIILDEADNLFGKEDRGGMQAIVEVVRAARQPIVLIVNDYYELTRKSSAIKDLCLTIKFRAIQRDAIKSVLSRICKKEKIEIASEALTELAERANGDVRSAINDMQSVAEGRTKISLEDIDALGRRDPKETIFSGLTRIFKTTSLEKARATLQELEEPPDYIILWLDENLPLEYKEFLDLKEGYGMLSRADVFLGRITKRQYYGLWAYANDLTASIALAKQAPYRMFTKYQFPSWLYKMSRARTSRELEDNALAKLGKLCHISKAAARENILGWFKHLFKNQLEFAANMIVKLGLDSEETAWLLDEKPDSSKVKRLIESIEKKRAIKKEVTIKEYT
- a CDS encoding right-handed parallel beta-helix repeat-containing protein, which codes for MTQRTLILIIACSIFSSLISPNASSLRENIPKVSELVIDTNITWENTYIELNENLIIAENGSLTLKNTTLKLNCTEIVHGEVVGVDGKYGIRVMGSLYIFNSTITSTSAVSKEGRFWFEVNKGANFSMRSSTLSKCGYNATGLTIGAEDVIIENCSFIENDWGLKFSNTKNCVLANSSIHSNCRGISIYQSTNITINSCDIKYCEGTGIWLESSSSNLIKNTKIAEGNEIGVRIRNSYNNTLLKCNIYSSSSGRTHGILIEYAGHNLIKSCKISEYSGAWDDILRYGIRAFNSYHNTITQNHFINNTAWDNGNNNWSMNYWSDYTATPYNISGGNNKDNDPALTSVFVWEITGEVRLVDKEEILSKSVIVKADGKFVLENVTLKLNCEFDGEYNIEAQQGSELYINNSTITSNTDYRYSFAVGKGAKLILNNVTLIMCGWSLENPGLVIEADNALLENCKISNNFIGVFLKNTLNNSIIACTISDSIHAGIFIESSPNTTIENCKFYNNAYGAWISNSLNTTISNSQFNSNSEAGLYVALPLAYKIVVANSTFYDNKYDMKLYSSVISNASYCQRIQFLTEHAELESYWELNIKVLWKANGIAVKEAEVSIYDKDNTLAFSGRTDEYGIVRATLKEYTEKRAGRVNSTPYRILVVKGLASTEVGDIKKVNDVVVELEYLAPPEKFELKIPLEVCVLFAIVLICIALILIIERKPKPKSKF
- a CDS encoding phenylalanine--tRNA ligase beta subunit-related protein, whose product is MKMRLNIDPALLNIFPDLEVIETEISEVTVKKADSTLEELKKEIIEKVKAFYSLETLKDAKVFRAYRDFFWRLKIDPTKTRPAGEALIRKILLGKEMPAINNVVDCYNLVSIQTGIAIAAFDSARLKGALNLRFARKGESFLGIGFESEDLLEGKEIVVSDDDKIIAIYPYRDSEHTKITFETKALLLIFCGVPGIELEQLIQAKDLCLSYVERYCK
- a CDS encoding DEAD/DEAH box helicase, which codes for MANTKTFNTSQCHFQTVYIEHPLIKSESIERRDYQVNIAQSCLKGSTLVVLPTGMGKTTIALLVIAEKLSSGKILFLAPTKPLAEQHYKYLESYIINQKNSLLTGEVAPKKRLKIWNDSNIVVSTPQVIKNDLIAGRINLNDVALIIFDEAHRAVGNYSYVFIAQKHSNLVLGMTASPGSSTDQILEVCKNLKITNIELRSEYDEDVKPYVHPIAIDWVAVELPENLKLIIKELNEVLAERIAELRSFGLLKPKGKISTKELLEAQIQIQRRIKARLPKAPESLFFAAVVQSAAVKINHAIELGETQGLESLRNYFERLENDRSKGAKLLLNDPRVKKAIMLAKETEVEHPKLREVVTVVKEQLSRKKDARIIVFTHYRDTSELVMKELNQLPHIKAVRFIGQATKEKDKGLSQKEQAEIIEKFKRNECNVLVATAVGEEGLDIPQTDLVVFYEPIPSEIRTIQRRGRTGRARAGKVVILITKKTRDEAYYWSSKKKEKSMRLEIQRLRYELARAKSEEVKKAQKESKFEKPVGQLTLAKFTEEQKLKIIVDTRELNSGVARELSLLNINIASAQLETSDYIISDRIAVERKTAEDFVRSLIEGRLFSQLKLLKNTYPKAILVLEGEPLATGRKISENAILGALASIVTDFNIPIIQTKSERETALLLSSILKREFEEGRAPSIRGSKPAMSLRERQQFITEGLPNISTILAQRLLAHFGSVKAIVDAEIGELMQVEGIGKKTAEEIVTVLRAKYLSNEDEAKH